A genomic segment from Micromonospora echinaurantiaca encodes:
- a CDS encoding flavin reductase — protein sequence MVNRRRDHAPTRPTWRCAACGIAWPCSPAKLRLLGEYRHDRAALTVYLATLQAEAAEHLAALDQGPLPVDLTDRFVSWARPRG from the coding sequence GTGGTGAACCGCCGGCGCGACCACGCACCGACCCGCCCGACCTGGCGCTGCGCCGCCTGCGGCATCGCCTGGCCCTGCTCGCCGGCGAAGCTGCGGCTGCTCGGCGAGTACCGGCACGACCGGGCGGCGCTGACCGTCTACCTGGCGACGCTCCAGGCCGAGGCCGCCGAACACCTCGCCGCGCTCGACCAGGGCCCGCTCCCGGTCGACCTGACCGACCGCTTCGTCAGCTGGGCCCGCCCCCGCGGGTAG